A genomic region of Exiguobacterium sp. Helios contains the following coding sequences:
- a CDS encoding phosphotransferase, translating into MTTTEPNQTLFENISKQAKLGQLLTEPTALSGGLLHQMNQIQTTTGTYAVKLLNPSILSRPTARQNFIDSERIVNALAGKVSALPALTIDGSALQQIGTHYYLVFPWVDGSIFLISQVTPSHAELIGEQLAQIHAADLSSLTIQQTPASTKSPLPWDTFAEKIRQQGLTVLEPYWTDLKRIKRWDSEASSTLKQWQGTSVLSHRDLDAKNVLWKSGAPILIDWESAGPIHPMHDFLETVLYWSLDEQNRVRRDHFEAFVKGYHAAGGRLDYPLEPALSAGYASKLGWLAYSLSKALHLEPVTEKEQQVAVQQVLETLKALKDYEALCPVIRKLWRDSQKNTISTF; encoded by the coding sequence GTGACGACAACAGAACCCAATCAAACGCTTTTTGAGAACATCAGCAAACAGGCAAAACTTGGTCAGCTGCTTACGGAACCGACAGCGCTGTCCGGTGGTCTCCTGCATCAGATGAATCAAATTCAGACAACGACCGGGACATATGCAGTAAAGTTGCTGAATCCATCCATTCTTTCTCGTCCGACCGCACGGCAAAACTTCATCGATTCGGAACGGATTGTCAACGCTTTAGCAGGCAAAGTGTCCGCTCTGCCTGCCTTGACGATTGATGGATCTGCCTTGCAACAAATCGGTACACACTATTACCTTGTCTTCCCGTGGGTGGACGGTTCGATCTTCCTGATTAGCCAAGTCACACCGAGCCACGCTGAACTGATCGGCGAACAGTTGGCGCAGATCCACGCTGCGGACCTGTCCTCGCTGACGATTCAACAAACCCCTGCGTCAACAAAGTCTCCGCTTCCATGGGACACATTCGCTGAAAAAATCCGTCAGCAAGGACTCACAGTGCTAGAACCTTATTGGACGGACTTAAAACGAATCAAGCGTTGGGATAGCGAAGCGTCTTCTACCCTAAAACAATGGCAAGGAACATCGGTCCTCAGTCACCGCGATTTGGATGCCAAAAACGTGTTATGGAAGTCCGGTGCACCGATTCTTATCGACTGGGAATCAGCCGGTCCGATTCATCCGATGCACGATTTTTTAGAAACGGTCCTTTATTGGTCGCTCGATGAGCAAAATCGTGTGCGACGAGACCATTTCGAGGCATTCGTCAAAGGGTATCACGCGGCAGGCGGTCGACTTGACTATCCTCTTGAGCCCGCTCTGTCCGCTGGATACGCGAGTAAACTCGGATGGCTTGCTTATAGTCTATCCAAAGCTCTTCACCTTGAACCCGTAACTGAAAAAGAGCAACAAGTTGCCGTTCAACAGGTGCTTGAGACGTTAAAAGCGCTCAAAGACTACGAAGCGCTTTGTCCAGTGATTAGAAAGTTGTGGCGTGACAGTCAAAAGAACACGATTAGTACTTTTTAG